Proteins from a genomic interval of Drosophila melanogaster chromosome 2R:
- the SERCA gene encoding Sarco/endoplasmic reticulum Ca(2+)-ATPase, isoform A, translating to MEDGHSKTVEQSLNFFGTDPERGLTLDQIKANQKKYGPNELPTEEGKSIWQLVLEQFDDLLVKILLLAAIISFVLALFEEHEETFTAFVEPLVILLILIANAVVGVWQERNAESAIEALKEYEPEMGKVVRQDKSGIQKVRAKEIVPGDLVEVSVGDKIPADIRITHIYSTTLRIDQSILTGESVSVIKHTDAIPDPRAVNQDKKNILFSGTNVAAGKARGVVIGTGLSTAIGKIRTEMSETEEIKTPLQQKLDEFGEQLSKVISVICVAVWAINIGHFNDPAHGGSWIKGAIYYFKIAVALAVAAIPEGLPAVITTCLALGTRRMAKKNAIVRSLPSVETLGCTSVICSDKTGTLTTNQMSVSRMFIFDKVEGNDSSFLEFEMTGSTYEPIGEVFLNGQRIKAADYDTLQELSTICIMCNDSAIDYNEFKQAFEKVGEATETALIVLAEKLNSFSVNKSGLDRRSAAIACRGEIETKWKKEFTLEFSRDRKSMSSYCTPLKASRLGTGPKLFVKGAPEGVLERCTHARVGTTKVPLTSALKAKILALTGQYGTGRDTLRCLALAVADSPMKPDEMDLGDSTKFYQYEVNLTFVGVVGMLDPPRKEVFDSIVRCRAAGIRVIVITGDNKATAEAICRRIGVFAEDEDTTGKSYSGREFDDLSPTEQKAAVARSRLFSRVEPQHKSKIVEFLQSMNEISAMTGDGVNDAPALKKAEIGIAMGSGTAVAKSAAEMVLADDNFSSIVSAVEEGRAIYNNMKQFIRYLISSNIGEVVSIFLTAALGLPEALIPVQLLWVNLVTDGLPATALGFNPPDLDIMEKPPRKADEGLISGWLFFRYMAIGFYVGAATVGAAAWWFVFSDEGPKLSYWQLTHHLSCLGGGDEFKGVDCKIFSDPHAMTMALSVLVTIEMLNAMNSLSENQSLITMPPWCNLWLIGSMALSFTLHFVILYVDVLSTVFQVTPLSAEEWITVMKFSIPVVLLDETLKFVARKIADVPDVVVDRM from the exons ATGGAAGACGGTCACTCGAAAACCGTCGAACAGTCCCTCAACTTCTTCGGAACGGACCCCGAGCGCGGCTTAACCCTCGACCAGATCAAGGCTAACCAGAAGAAATACGGACCCAATG AGTTGCCGACTGAGGAAG GAAAGAGCATCTGGCAGCTGGTCTTGGAGCAGTTCGACGATCTGCTGGTGAAGATTCTGCTGTTGGCAGCCATCATCTCATTT GTTCTCGCCCTGTTTGAGGAACACGAGGAAACGTTCACTGCATTTGTAGAGCCCCTAGTTATTTTACTTATCCTGATAGCCAACGCCGTGGTGGGAGTATGGCAGGAGCGTAACGCCGAGTCGGCCATTGAGGCCCTCAAGGAGTACGAGCCTGAGATGGGCAAGGTGGTGCGCCAGGACAAGTCCGGCATCCAGAAGGTGCGCGCGAAAGAGATCGTGCCCGGTGACCTGGTTGAGGTGTCTGTCGGTGACAAGATCCCTGCCGATATCCGTATCACCCACATCTACTCGACCACCCTTAGGATCGATCAGTCCATCCTCACCGGTGAGTCGGTCTCCGTCATCAAGCACACCGATGCCATCCCCGATCCCCGCGCCGTCAACCAGGACAAGAAGAACATCCTGTTCTCCGGCACCAACGTCGCAGCCGGCAAGGCCCGTGGCGTCGTCATCGGCACTGGCCTGAGCACCGCCATCGGCAAGATCCGTACTGAGATGTCCGAGACCGAGGAGATCAAGACCCCCCTGCAGCAGAAACTGGACGAGTTCGGTGAGCAGCTGTCCAAGGTCATTTCCGTCATTTGCGTTGCCGTGTGGGCCATCAACATCGGCCACTTCAACGACCCCGCTCACGGAGGCTCCTGGATCAAGGGTGCCATCTACTACTTCAAGATCGCCGTCGCTCTGGCTGTGGCTGCCATCCCCGAGGGTCTGCCCGCCGTCATCACCACCTGTCTGGCTCTGGGCACCCGCCGCATGGCCAAGAAGAATGCCATCGTCCGCTCCCTGCCCTCCGTGGAGACCCTGGGCTGCACATCTGTCATCTGCTCTGATAAGACCGGCACACTCACCACCAACCAAATGTCCGTTTCCCGCATGTTCATCTTCGACAAGGTTGAAGGCAACGACAGCAGCTTCCTCGAATTCGAGATGACCGGCTCCACCTACGAGCCCATCGGCGAGGTCTTCCTCAACGGTCAGCGCATCAAGGCTGCTGACTACGATACCCTGCAGGAACTGTCCACCATCTGCATCATGTGCAACGACTCCGCCATTGATTACAATGAGTTCAAGCAGGCCTTCGAGAAGGTCGGCGAAGCCACTGAGACCGCCCTGATTGTGCTGGCTGAGAAACTGAACAGCTTCAGCGTGAACAAGTCTGGCCTGGACCGCCGCTCGGCTGCCATCGCCTGCCGCGGTGAGATCGAAACCAAGTGGAAGAAGGAATTCACCCTGGAGTTCTCTCGCGATCGTAAATCCATGTCCTCGTACTGCACCCCCCTGAAGGCTTCCCGCCTGGGCACTGGCCCCAAGTTGTTCGTGAAGGGCGCCCCCGAGGGTGTTCTAGAGCGTTGCACACACGCCCGCGTTGGCACCACCAAGGTTCCTCTGACCTCGGCCCTGAAGGCCAAGATCCTCGCCCTGACCGGCCAGTACGGTACTGGACGCGACACCCTTCGCTGCCTGGCTCTGGCCGTTGCCGATAGCCCCATGAAGCCCGACGAGATGGATCTGGGCGACTCCACCAAGTTCTACCAGTATGAGGTTAACCTGACCTTCGTCGGTGTTGTGGGCATGTTGGATCCCCCCCGTAAGGAAGTTTTCGATTCCATTGTCCGCTGCCGTGCCGCCGGTATTCGTGTTATTGTGATCACCGGCGACAACAAGGCCACTGCCGAGGCTATCTGCCGCAGAATCGGTGTATTCGCCGAGGATGAGGACACCACTGGCAAGTCCTACTCGGGTCGTGAATTCGACGACCTTTCCCCCACCGAACAAAAGGCTGCCGTCGCCCGCTCCCGCCTCTTCTCCCGCGTGGAGCCCCAGCACAAGTCCAAGATTGTTGAGTTCCTGCAGAGCATGAACGAAATCTCCGCTATGACTGGTGATGGTGTGAACGACGCCCCCGCCCTGAAGAAGGCTGAGATCGGTATTGCCATGGGCTCTGGTACCGCCGTCGCCAAGTCTGCCGCCGAAATGGTGCTGGCTGACGACAACTTCTCCTCCATCGTGTCTGCCGTTGAAGAAGGTCGCGCTATCTACAACAACATGAAACAGTTCATCCGCTACCTCATCTCTTCGAACATTGGTGAGGTCGTCTCCATCTTCCTTACTGCTGCCCTTGGCCTGCCCGAGGCTCTGATTCCCGTCCAGCTGCTCTGGGTTAACTTG GTTACTGATGGTCTCCCAGCCACCGCTCTGGGCTTCAACCCCCCTGATCTGGATATCATGGAGAAGCCCCCCAGGAAGGCCGATGAGGGTCTCATTTCCGGATGGTTGTTCTTCCG TTACATGGCTATTGGATTCTATGTCGGCGCTGCCACCGTCGGTGCCGCCGCCTGGTGGTTCGTGTTCTCTGATGAGGGACCCAAACTGTCCTACTGGCAGCTGACCCACCATCTGTCCTGCTTGGGCGGTGGCGACGAGTTCAAGGGCGTTGACTGCAAGATCTTCAGCGACCCCCATGCGATGACCATGGCTCTGTCCGTGCTGGTGACAATCGAAATGTTGAACGCAATGAACAG CTTGTCCGAGAACCAGTCGCTGATTACCATGCCCCCATGGTGCAACCTGTGGCTGATTGGATCAATGGCACTCTCCTTCACTCTTCACTTTGTTATTCTTTACGTCGATGTCCTCTCC ACCGTCTTCCAAGTGACACCGTTGTCTGCAGAAGAATGGATAACTGTGATGAAATTCTCAATTCCTGTAGTTTTATTAGATGAGACATTGAAGTTTGTTGCTAGAAAAATCGCAGATG TTCCTGATGTCGTCGTCGACAGGATGTAG
- the SERCA gene encoding Sarco/endoplasmic reticulum Ca(2+)-ATPase, isoform I → MEDGHSKTVEQSLNFFGTDPERGLTLDQIKANQKKYGPNELPTEEGKSIWQLVLEQFDDLLVKILLLAAIISFVLALFEEHEETFTAFVEPLVILLILIANAVVGVWQERNAESAIEALKEYEPEMGKVVRQDKSGIQKVRAKEIVPGDLVEVSVGDKIPADIRITHIYSTTLRIDQSILTGESVSVIKHTDAIPDPRAVNQDKKNILFSGTNVAAGKARGVVIGTGLSTAIGKIRTEMSETEEIKTPLQQKLDEFGEQLSKVISVICVAVWAINIGHFNDPAHGGSWIKGAIYYFKIAVALAVAAIPEGLPAVITTCLALGTRRMAKKNAIVRSLPSVETLGCTSVICSDKTGTLTTNQMSVSRMFIFDKVEGNDSSFLEFEMTGSTYEPIGEVFLNGQRIKAADYDTLQELSTICIMCNDSAIDYNEFKQAFEKVGEATETALIVLAEKLNSFSVNKSGLDRRSAAIACRGEIETKWKKEFTLEFSRDRKSMSSYCTPLKASRLGTGPKLFVKGAPEGVLERCTHARVGTTKVPLTSALKAKILALTGQYGTGRDTLRCLALAVADSPMKPDEMDLGDSTKFYQYEVNLTFVGVVGMLDPPRKEVFDSIVRCRAAGIRVIVITGDNKATAEAICRRIGVFAEDEDTTGKSYSGREFDDLSPTEQKAAVARSRLFSRVEPQHKSKIVEFLQSMNEISAMTGDGVNDAPALKKAEIGIAMGSGTAVAKSAAEMVLADDNFSSIVSAVEEGRAIYNNMKQFIRYLISSNIGEVVSIFLTAALGLPEALIPVQLLWVNLVTDGLPATALGFNPPDLDIMEKPPRKADEGLISGWLFFRYMAIGFYVGAATVGAAAWWFVFSDEGPKLSYWQLTHHLSCLGGGDEFKGVDCKIFSDPHAMTMALSVLVTIEMLNAMNSLSENQSLITMPPWCNLWLIGSMALSFTLHFVILYVDVLSTVFQVTPLSAEEWITVMKFSIPVVLLDETLKFVARKIADVNPRFH, encoded by the exons ATGGAAGACGGTCACTCGAAAACCGTCGAACAGTCCCTCAACTTCTTCGGAACGGACCCCGAGCGCGGCTTAACCCTCGACCAGATCAAGGCTAACCAGAAGAAATACGGACCCAATG AGTTGCCGACTGAGGAAG GAAAGAGCATCTGGCAGCTGGTCTTGGAGCAGTTCGACGATCTGCTGGTGAAGATTCTGCTGTTGGCAGCCATCATCTCATTT GTTCTCGCCCTGTTTGAGGAACACGAGGAAACGTTCACTGCATTTGTAGAGCCCCTAGTTATTTTACTTATCCTGATAGCCAACGCCGTGGTGGGAGTATGGCAGGAGCGTAACGCCGAGTCGGCCATTGAGGCCCTCAAGGAGTACGAGCCTGAGATGGGCAAGGTGGTGCGCCAGGACAAGTCCGGCATCCAGAAGGTGCGCGCGAAAGAGATCGTGCCCGGTGACCTGGTTGAGGTGTCTGTCGGTGACAAGATCCCTGCCGATATCCGTATCACCCACATCTACTCGACCACCCTTAGGATCGATCAGTCCATCCTCACCGGTGAGTCGGTCTCCGTCATCAAGCACACCGATGCCATCCCCGATCCCCGCGCCGTCAACCAGGACAAGAAGAACATCCTGTTCTCCGGCACCAACGTCGCAGCCGGCAAGGCCCGTGGCGTCGTCATCGGCACTGGCCTGAGCACCGCCATCGGCAAGATCCGTACTGAGATGTCCGAGACCGAGGAGATCAAGACCCCCCTGCAGCAGAAACTGGACGAGTTCGGTGAGCAGCTGTCCAAGGTCATTTCCGTCATTTGCGTTGCCGTGTGGGCCATCAACATCGGCCACTTCAACGACCCCGCTCACGGAGGCTCCTGGATCAAGGGTGCCATCTACTACTTCAAGATCGCCGTCGCTCTGGCTGTGGCTGCCATCCCCGAGGGTCTGCCCGCCGTCATCACCACCTGTCTGGCTCTGGGCACCCGCCGCATGGCCAAGAAGAATGCCATCGTCCGCTCCCTGCCCTCCGTGGAGACCCTGGGCTGCACATCTGTCATCTGCTCTGATAAGACCGGCACACTCACCACCAACCAAATGTCCGTTTCCCGCATGTTCATCTTCGACAAGGTTGAAGGCAACGACAGCAGCTTCCTCGAATTCGAGATGACCGGCTCCACCTACGAGCCCATCGGCGAGGTCTTCCTCAACGGTCAGCGCATCAAGGCTGCTGACTACGATACCCTGCAGGAACTGTCCACCATCTGCATCATGTGCAACGACTCCGCCATTGATTACAATGAGTTCAAGCAGGCCTTCGAGAAGGTCGGCGAAGCCACTGAGACCGCCCTGATTGTGCTGGCTGAGAAACTGAACAGCTTCAGCGTGAACAAGTCTGGCCTGGACCGCCGCTCGGCTGCCATCGCCTGCCGCGGTGAGATCGAAACCAAGTGGAAGAAGGAATTCACCCTGGAGTTCTCTCGCGATCGTAAATCCATGTCCTCGTACTGCACCCCCCTGAAGGCTTCCCGCCTGGGCACTGGCCCCAAGTTGTTCGTGAAGGGCGCCCCCGAGGGTGTTCTAGAGCGTTGCACACACGCCCGCGTTGGCACCACCAAGGTTCCTCTGACCTCGGCCCTGAAGGCCAAGATCCTCGCCCTGACCGGCCAGTACGGTACTGGACGCGACACCCTTCGCTGCCTGGCTCTGGCCGTTGCCGATAGCCCCATGAAGCCCGACGAGATGGATCTGGGCGACTCCACCAAGTTCTACCAGTATGAGGTTAACCTGACCTTCGTCGGTGTTGTGGGCATGTTGGATCCCCCCCGTAAGGAAGTTTTCGATTCCATTGTCCGCTGCCGTGCCGCCGGTATTCGTGTTATTGTGATCACCGGCGACAACAAGGCCACTGCCGAGGCTATCTGCCGCAGAATCGGTGTATTCGCCGAGGATGAGGACACCACTGGCAAGTCCTACTCGGGTCGTGAATTCGACGACCTTTCCCCCACCGAACAAAAGGCTGCCGTCGCCCGCTCCCGCCTCTTCTCCCGCGTGGAGCCCCAGCACAAGTCCAAGATTGTTGAGTTCCTGCAGAGCATGAACGAAATCTCCGCTATGACTGGTGATGGTGTGAACGACGCCCCCGCCCTGAAGAAGGCTGAGATCGGTATTGCCATGGGCTCTGGTACCGCCGTCGCCAAGTCTGCCGCCGAAATGGTGCTGGCTGACGACAACTTCTCCTCCATCGTGTCTGCCGTTGAAGAAGGTCGCGCTATCTACAACAACATGAAACAGTTCATCCGCTACCTCATCTCTTCGAACATTGGTGAGGTCGTCTCCATCTTCCTTACTGCTGCCCTTGGCCTGCCCGAGGCTCTGATTCCCGTCCAGCTGCTCTGGGTTAACTTG GTTACTGATGGTCTCCCAGCCACCGCTCTGGGCTTCAACCCCCCTGATCTGGATATCATGGAGAAGCCCCCCAGGAAGGCCGATGAGGGTCTCATTTCCGGATGGTTGTTCTTCCG TTACATGGCTATTGGATTCTATGTCGGCGCTGCCACCGTCGGTGCCGCCGCCTGGTGGTTCGTGTTCTCTGATGAGGGACCCAAACTGTCCTACTGGCAGCTGACCCACCATCTGTCCTGCTTGGGCGGTGGCGACGAGTTCAAGGGCGTTGACTGCAAGATCTTCAGCGACCCCCATGCGATGACCATGGCTCTGTCCGTGCTGGTGACAATCGAAATGTTGAACGCAATGAACAG CTTGTCCGAGAACCAGTCGCTGATTACCATGCCCCCATGGTGCAACCTGTGGCTGATTGGATCAATGGCACTCTCCTTCACTCTTCACTTTGTTATTCTTTACGTCGATGTCCTCTCC ACCGTCTTCCAAGTGACACCGTTGTCTGCAGAAGAATGGATAACTGTGATGAAATTCTCAATTCCTGTAGTTTTATTAGATGAGACATTGAAGTTTGTTGCTAGAAAAATCGCAGATG tCAACCCCAGATTTCATTAA
- the SERCA gene encoding Sarco/endoplasmic reticulum Ca(2+)-ATPase, isoform H has product MEDGHSKTVEQSLNFFGTDPERGLTLDQIKANQKKYGPNELPTEEGKSIWQLVLEQFDDLLVKILLLAAIISFVLALFEEHEETFTAFVEPLVILLILIANAVVGVWQERNAESAIEALKEYEPEMGKVVRQDKSGIQKVRAKEIVPGDLVEVSVGDKIPADIRITHIYSTTLRIDQSILTGESVSVIKHTDAIPDPRAVNQDKKNILFSGTNVAAGKARGVVIGTGLSTAIGKIRTEMSETEEIKTPLQQKLDEFGEQLSKVISVICVAVWAINIGHFNDPAHGGSWIKGAIYYFKIAVALAVAAIPEGLPAVITTCLALGTRRMAKKNAIVRSLPSVETLGCTSVICSDKTGTLTTNQMSVSRMFIFDKVEGNDSSFLEFEMTGSTYEPIGEVFLNGQRIKAADYDTLQELSTICIMCNDSAIDYNEFKQAFEKVGEATETALIVLAEKLNSFSVNKSGLDRRSAAIACRGEIETKWKKEFTLEFSRDRKSMSSYCTPLKASRLGTGPKLFVKGAPEGVLERCTHARVGTTKVPLTSALKAKILALTGQYGTGRDTLRCLALAVADSPMKPDEMDLGDSTKFYQYEVNLTFVGVVGMLDPPRKEVFDSIVRCRAAGIRVIVITGDNKATAEAICRRIGVFAEDEDTTGKSYSGREFDDLSPTEQKAAVARSRLFSRVEPQHKSKIVEFLQSMNEISAMTGDGVNDAPALKKAEIGIAMGSGTAVAKSAAEMVLADDNFSSIVSAVEEGRAIYNNMKQFIRYLISSNIGEVVSIFLTAALGLPEALIPVQLLWVNLVTDGLPATALGFNPPDLDIMEKPPRKADEGLISGWLFFRYMAIGFYVGAATVGAAAWWFVFSDEGPKLSYWQLTHHLSCLGGGDEFKGVDCKIFSDPHAMTMALSVLVTIEMLNAMNSLSENQSLITMPPWCNLWLIGSMALSFTLHFVILYVDVLSTVFQVTPLSAEEWITVMKFSIPVVLLDETLKFVARKIADGESPIYKMHGIVLMWAVFFGLLYAMML; this is encoded by the exons ATGGAAGACGGTCACTCGAAAACCGTCGAACAGTCCCTCAACTTCTTCGGAACGGACCCCGAGCGCGGCTTAACCCTCGACCAGATCAAGGCTAACCAGAAGAAATACGGACCCAATG AGTTGCCGACTGAGGAAG GAAAGAGCATCTGGCAGCTGGTCTTGGAGCAGTTCGACGATCTGCTGGTGAAGATTCTGCTGTTGGCAGCCATCATCTCATTT GTTCTCGCCCTGTTTGAGGAACACGAGGAAACGTTCACTGCATTTGTAGAGCCCCTAGTTATTTTACTTATCCTGATAGCCAACGCCGTGGTGGGAGTATGGCAGGAGCGTAACGCCGAGTCGGCCATTGAGGCCCTCAAGGAGTACGAGCCTGAGATGGGCAAGGTGGTGCGCCAGGACAAGTCCGGCATCCAGAAGGTGCGCGCGAAAGAGATCGTGCCCGGTGACCTGGTTGAGGTGTCTGTCGGTGACAAGATCCCTGCCGATATCCGTATCACCCACATCTACTCGACCACCCTTAGGATCGATCAGTCCATCCTCACCGGTGAGTCGGTCTCCGTCATCAAGCACACCGATGCCATCCCCGATCCCCGCGCCGTCAACCAGGACAAGAAGAACATCCTGTTCTCCGGCACCAACGTCGCAGCCGGCAAGGCCCGTGGCGTCGTCATCGGCACTGGCCTGAGCACCGCCATCGGCAAGATCCGTACTGAGATGTCCGAGACCGAGGAGATCAAGACCCCCCTGCAGCAGAAACTGGACGAGTTCGGTGAGCAGCTGTCCAAGGTCATTTCCGTCATTTGCGTTGCCGTGTGGGCCATCAACATCGGCCACTTCAACGACCCCGCTCACGGAGGCTCCTGGATCAAGGGTGCCATCTACTACTTCAAGATCGCCGTCGCTCTGGCTGTGGCTGCCATCCCCGAGGGTCTGCCCGCCGTCATCACCACCTGTCTGGCTCTGGGCACCCGCCGCATGGCCAAGAAGAATGCCATCGTCCGCTCCCTGCCCTCCGTGGAGACCCTGGGCTGCACATCTGTCATCTGCTCTGATAAGACCGGCACACTCACCACCAACCAAATGTCCGTTTCCCGCATGTTCATCTTCGACAAGGTTGAAGGCAACGACAGCAGCTTCCTCGAATTCGAGATGACCGGCTCCACCTACGAGCCCATCGGCGAGGTCTTCCTCAACGGTCAGCGCATCAAGGCTGCTGACTACGATACCCTGCAGGAACTGTCCACCATCTGCATCATGTGCAACGACTCCGCCATTGATTACAATGAGTTCAAGCAGGCCTTCGAGAAGGTCGGCGAAGCCACTGAGACCGCCCTGATTGTGCTGGCTGAGAAACTGAACAGCTTCAGCGTGAACAAGTCTGGCCTGGACCGCCGCTCGGCTGCCATCGCCTGCCGCGGTGAGATCGAAACCAAGTGGAAGAAGGAATTCACCCTGGAGTTCTCTCGCGATCGTAAATCCATGTCCTCGTACTGCACCCCCCTGAAGGCTTCCCGCCTGGGCACTGGCCCCAAGTTGTTCGTGAAGGGCGCCCCCGAGGGTGTTCTAGAGCGTTGCACACACGCCCGCGTTGGCACCACCAAGGTTCCTCTGACCTCGGCCCTGAAGGCCAAGATCCTCGCCCTGACCGGCCAGTACGGTACTGGACGCGACACCCTTCGCTGCCTGGCTCTGGCCGTTGCCGATAGCCCCATGAAGCCCGACGAGATGGATCTGGGCGACTCCACCAAGTTCTACCAGTATGAGGTTAACCTGACCTTCGTCGGTGTTGTGGGCATGTTGGATCCCCCCCGTAAGGAAGTTTTCGATTCCATTGTCCGCTGCCGTGCCGCCGGTATTCGTGTTATTGTGATCACCGGCGACAACAAGGCCACTGCCGAGGCTATCTGCCGCAGAATCGGTGTATTCGCCGAGGATGAGGACACCACTGGCAAGTCCTACTCGGGTCGTGAATTCGACGACCTTTCCCCCACCGAACAAAAGGCTGCCGTCGCCCGCTCCCGCCTCTTCTCCCGCGTGGAGCCCCAGCACAAGTCCAAGATTGTTGAGTTCCTGCAGAGCATGAACGAAATCTCCGCTATGACTGGTGATGGTGTGAACGACGCCCCCGCCCTGAAGAAGGCTGAGATCGGTATTGCCATGGGCTCTGGTACCGCCGTCGCCAAGTCTGCCGCCGAAATGGTGCTGGCTGACGACAACTTCTCCTCCATCGTGTCTGCCGTTGAAGAAGGTCGCGCTATCTACAACAACATGAAACAGTTCATCCGCTACCTCATCTCTTCGAACATTGGTGAGGTCGTCTCCATCTTCCTTACTGCTGCCCTTGGCCTGCCCGAGGCTCTGATTCCCGTCCAGCTGCTCTGGGTTAACTTG GTTACTGATGGTCTCCCAGCCACCGCTCTGGGCTTCAACCCCCCTGATCTGGATATCATGGAGAAGCCCCCCAGGAAGGCCGATGAGGGTCTCATTTCCGGATGGTTGTTCTTCCG TTACATGGCTATTGGATTCTATGTCGGCGCTGCCACCGTCGGTGCCGCCGCCTGGTGGTTCGTGTTCTCTGATGAGGGACCCAAACTGTCCTACTGGCAGCTGACCCACCATCTGTCCTGCTTGGGCGGTGGCGACGAGTTCAAGGGCGTTGACTGCAAGATCTTCAGCGACCCCCATGCGATGACCATGGCTCTGTCCGTGCTGGTGACAATCGAAATGTTGAACGCAATGAACAG CTTGTCCGAGAACCAGTCGCTGATTACCATGCCCCCATGGTGCAACCTGTGGCTGATTGGATCAATGGCACTCTCCTTCACTCTTCACTTTGTTATTCTTTACGTCGATGTCCTCTCC ACCGTCTTCCAAGTGACACCGTTGTCTGCAGAAGAATGGATAACTGTGATGAAATTCTCAATTCCTGTAGTTTTATTAGATGAGACATTGAAGTTTGTTGCTAGAAAAATCGCAGATGGTGAGAGTCCTATATATAAGATGCATGGGATTGTGTTAATGTGGGCTGTCTTCTTTGGCCTGCTGTACGCTATGATGCTTtaa